Proteins from a single region of Arenicella xantha:
- a CDS encoding heme ABC transporter ATP-binding protein, with amino-acid sequence MALLRLNNVSITKPGASRSSNGSAAQLIVDSVSCEVNAGEILTIIGPNGAGKSTLLKAVAGDLPYSGEIEITGVSSNARHRARQIAVLPQLSLLNFPYRVSEVVGLSRIPHRTGLKRDQQIIQQALRLMDIDYLAERLYTELSGGEKQRVQLARVLAQIWDQDDADNGTRLLLLDEPTAALDLGHQQQLMQAIQTFAKQNVAVLMVLHDINLAAHYSNTLLAMLCSQRIAFGKPSDVVNPAIIQQLFNVDSTVIPHPENQTPVVIGI; translated from the coding sequence ATGGCTCTTCTGCGTTTGAATAATGTGTCTATCACCAAGCCTGGCGCGTCGCGATCCAGCAACGGTAGTGCCGCGCAGCTTATAGTCGACTCGGTAAGTTGCGAGGTAAATGCTGGTGAAATATTGACCATCATTGGGCCCAACGGTGCGGGTAAATCGACTTTATTAAAAGCCGTTGCTGGGGACTTGCCCTACTCTGGAGAAATCGAGATCACAGGCGTTTCTAGTAATGCACGACACCGCGCTCGGCAAATTGCCGTCCTGCCTCAACTTAGTTTGCTGAACTTTCCTTACCGCGTGTCCGAGGTTGTGGGTTTATCACGCATTCCACATCGCACAGGGCTAAAGCGTGATCAACAGATCATTCAACAAGCTCTGCGCTTAATGGACATCGACTATTTGGCCGAGCGACTCTACACCGAACTATCTGGCGGAGAAAAACAGCGGGTCCAACTAGCGCGTGTATTAGCACAGATTTGGGACCAAGACGATGCCGATAATGGCACACGCTTATTACTTCTCGATGAGCCAACCGCCGCACTCGATTTAGGTCATCAACAACAGTTGATGCAAGCAATTCAAACCTTTGCTAAACAAAACGTTGCAGTCTTAATGGTACTCCATGACATCAATTTGGCGGCGCATTACTCAAATACTCTGCTGGCGATGCTGTGCAGCCAACGAATTGCTTTTGGTAAACCTAGCGACGTGGTTAATCCGGCCATTATTCAGCAATTGTTTAATGTAGATAGTACCGTGATACCGCATCCAGAAAACCAGACCCCCGTGGTCATCGGCATCTAA
- a CDS encoding cobyric acid synthase produces MVQGCTSDAGKSVMVAGICRVLARRGVQVAPFKPQNMALNSAVTEDGGEIGRAQALQAQACYLPARTDFNPVLLKPSSDTGAQVIIHGQAIGAMQATEFHDYKKVAMNAVLQSHQRLQNTYSAIVVEGAGSPAEINLRNGDIANMGFAEAVDCPVVLIADIDRGGVFAHLVGTLALLSESEQARVVGFIINRFRGDVSILQPGLDWLEAKTNKPVLGVVPFLTNLYLDAEDAISSTQTEMADDGLADNMPLKVVVPVVSRISNHTDFDALRLNPSVDLQFVPINQTPPAADLIILPGSKSVISDLRSLKSNDWDAHLKRHLRYGGKLIGICGGYQMLGHTISDPSGVESDQPADHESGFGLLNIQTKLAPHKQLKQVQGQFINLGNAPARFQGYEIHCGTTTSDAEPMLQFENGETAGSISPDQLILGCYIHGLFDTPSACDALLNWAGAQHGNAVDLDVIREQQLNRLADCLEETLPATFWSKFAGSGNLRQDTA; encoded by the coding sequence ATGGTGCAAGGCTGTACCTCTGACGCAGGTAAATCAGTGATGGTAGCTGGTATTTGTCGGGTACTGGCACGGCGCGGCGTTCAGGTAGCACCGTTCAAGCCTCAGAACATGGCATTAAACAGCGCAGTAACTGAAGATGGCGGCGAGATCGGCCGCGCTCAAGCGCTCCAAGCCCAAGCCTGTTATTTACCGGCGCGTACTGATTTCAATCCTGTTTTACTCAAGCCCTCTTCCGATACCGGCGCACAGGTAATCATCCACGGTCAGGCTATCGGTGCGATGCAAGCCACCGAGTTTCATGACTACAAAAAAGTGGCTATGAACGCGGTTCTGCAATCTCACCAGCGGCTACAAAACACTTATAGCGCGATTGTAGTCGAAGGCGCTGGAAGCCCAGCAGAAATCAATCTACGCAACGGTGACATAGCCAATATGGGCTTTGCCGAAGCCGTCGACTGCCCCGTAGTGTTGATCGCAGACATCGACCGCGGCGGTGTTTTCGCTCATTTAGTCGGCACCTTAGCCTTATTGTCAGAGTCCGAACAGGCGCGCGTGGTGGGATTTATCATCAATCGCTTTCGCGGCGATGTGTCGATATTGCAGCCAGGCCTTGACTGGCTAGAAGCTAAAACCAACAAACCGGTTCTCGGGGTTGTGCCTTTTTTAACTAATTTGTACCTCGATGCCGAAGATGCCATTTCGTCGACCCAAACTGAGATGGCTGACGACGGCTTAGCTGACAATATGCCACTAAAAGTGGTGGTGCCAGTGGTATCAAGAATTAGTAACCATACCGATTTTGATGCACTTCGACTAAACCCATCGGTCGATCTACAATTTGTGCCAATAAATCAAACGCCGCCCGCGGCTGACCTCATTATATTACCGGGCTCTAAAAGTGTCATTAGCGACCTCCGAAGCCTCAAGTCAAATGACTGGGATGCTCACTTAAAACGTCATCTACGATATGGTGGCAAGCTTATTGGCATTTGCGGCGGCTACCAAATGCTCGGCCACACCATTAGCGACCCCAGCGGTGTAGAGAGCGACCAACCTGCCGATCACGAGTCTGGCTTTGGCTTGTTAAACATACAAACTAAGTTAGCTCCACACAAACAGCTAAAACAGGTTCAAGGCCAATTTATCAACCTCGGGAACGCTCCAGCGAGATTCCAGGGTTACGAAATCCACTGCGGCACCACGACCAGTGATGCTGAGCCGATGCTACAATTCGAAAACGGTGAAACTGCCGGCTCAATCAGTCCCGATCAGCTTATTTTGGGTTGTTACATACATGGCTTGTTTGACACACCGTCGGCGTGCGATGCACTGCTAAACTGGGCCGGCGCCCAACACGGTAATGCGGTCGATCTGGATGTGATTCGGGAGCAACAACTCAACCGACTCGCTGATTGCTTAGAAGAAACATTACCAGCGACATTCTGGTCAAAGTTTGCAGGTAGCGGCAATCTAAGGCAGGACACCGCATGA
- the cbiB gene encoding adenosylcobinamide-phosphate synthase CbiB: MTTILALLLDQWLGEPRRWHPLVGFGRAAYYLEKIFNRSGSAHRQFINGIFCLLILLVPAVALIAFIQHKLVVYSLTITVLFDIVVLYWAIGLKSLTQHVQQVEANLSTGQLSSARQALALIVSRDTSQLEATDIAAGAIETTLENGCDAVFGALFWYLIAGAPGVIAYRLINTLDAMWGYRTKRYEWFGKSAAVLDDIANYVPARLTALSYALCGNTKLAIISWRRFAAKLDSPNAGPVMCAGAGSLNLKLGGDAVYQGQLKTKIEFGGDRPPHHSDISASIGLLNRAVCAVCLLLVVISIGLPIINSGLAQ, translated from the coding sequence GTGACCACCATTTTGGCTCTGCTACTCGACCAGTGGCTAGGCGAACCACGGCGTTGGCACCCATTGGTAGGTTTCGGTCGAGCCGCGTATTACCTAGAAAAAATATTTAATCGCAGCGGCTCCGCTCATAGACAATTTATCAACGGTATATTTTGTCTACTGATTTTGCTGGTGCCGGCGGTTGCGCTGATAGCCTTTATCCAACATAAGTTGGTGGTTTATTCACTGACAATCACTGTGCTATTTGACATCGTCGTGTTGTATTGGGCCATCGGATTGAAAAGTCTGACGCAACATGTACAACAAGTCGAAGCAAACCTAAGTACTGGCCAATTATCATCAGCGCGGCAAGCACTTGCACTAATCGTAAGTCGAGACACATCACAACTGGAGGCCACGGACATTGCCGCAGGCGCTATTGAAACTACGCTGGAAAATGGCTGTGATGCGGTCTTTGGCGCACTATTTTGGTATCTAATAGCCGGTGCACCGGGAGTAATAGCGTATCGACTTATCAACACCTTAGACGCCATGTGGGGTTATCGAACCAAGCGCTATGAATGGTTCGGGAAATCGGCTGCCGTGCTCGACGATATCGCCAACTACGTCCCGGCTAGACTCACTGCGTTAAGCTATGCCCTGTGTGGTAATACAAAACTCGCAATTATTAGCTGGCGACGCTTTGCGGCAAAGTTAGATAGCCCCAATGCCGGCCCAGTAATGTGCGCCGGCGCAGGTAGCCTAAATCTCAAACTCGGTGGCGACGCTGTTTACCAAGGCCAACTCAAAACCAAGATCGAATTTGGTGGTGACCGACCGCCCCACCATTCGGATATTTCCGCCAGCATTGGCCTACTCAATCGTGCAGTCTGTGCAGTTTGCCTATTGCTTGTCGTGATCAGCATTGGCTTACCCATAATCAACAGTGGTCTGGCTCAATGA
- a CDS encoding TonB-dependent receptor domain-containing protein, producing MIFPLKSSLALCCLAVSPLAFSQGSNDPAIEQVLVTAKGQQTLDNALHTAHIFTLDDIEAAQVSDIPALLSKIAGISISDSGGRGSATSVFVRGVSGSQTIVLIDGVRVGSATLGAAALNSYPIEAIERIEILKGPFSGLYGADAVGGVIQLFTKKGGDGRGAVSATIGSNSLSEVDFALSGAGSNYSFHIAGHSEDTDGIDRTSILTEGNDDEDGFAEDAISIGGQLQLGDSSTIDLSILGTDNLVEFDNTFGADPGLQTENSTLSTALAFNTQLNDTLKWATTLGLNEDEAITNGAFPSEFKTDRNSLGSEFTWAASASTMLTFGADYYDESITSSNDFPITERDNIGAFAQVQSLGERFGTVVSLRYDDNSAYGTNTNGSIAVNLNVSDDIRLIASYGTAFVAPSFNYLYFPFFGNPDLLPEESESVELSIAGNHGAVDWRVSAYQTDIENLFSFNPVTFLAANVGQAEIKGVEAEIRTSVANWDVSIQADALSAEDVDSGIELDDRPQRSASLTAAKEIGPLNLQFDVRSESRRFDNRGTQISGYALLDISAVYQISESTRISAKIDNLFDKEYTLNLIGSSNRYNTEGRHAKLTLRYSF from the coding sequence ATGATTTTTCCTTTAAAAAGCTCACTGGCTTTATGCTGTCTTGCAGTGAGCCCGCTAGCCTTTTCACAGGGTTCAAACGACCCAGCAATCGAACAAGTTCTAGTAACCGCCAAAGGTCAGCAGACCCTCGATAACGCGCTACATACTGCACATATTTTCACGCTAGACGATATCGAAGCCGCTCAAGTTAGCGATATTCCGGCGCTACTTAGTAAAATTGCTGGCATCAGTATTTCTGATTCAGGCGGTCGTGGCAGCGCCACCAGTGTTTTTGTGCGCGGAGTCTCCGGCTCACAAACCATTGTATTAATCGACGGTGTTCGAGTCGGCAGCGCCACCTTAGGTGCGGCCGCTCTCAATAGCTATCCGATCGAAGCGATTGAACGCATCGAAATCTTAAAAGGCCCGTTCTCTGGCCTCTATGGCGCCGATGCGGTGGGCGGCGTCATTCAATTATTTACTAAAAAAGGCGGCGATGGCCGTGGCGCAGTGAGTGCCACCATCGGTAGCAACTCCTTGTCTGAAGTAGACTTTGCATTGAGCGGCGCAGGTAGTAATTACAGTTTCCATATTGCGGGACACAGCGAAGACACCGACGGTATTGACCGCACCAGTATTCTCACCGAAGGCAATGATGACGAAGACGGCTTTGCAGAAGATGCGATTAGCATTGGTGGCCAACTACAACTCGGTGATTCCAGCACCATCGACCTTTCGATACTGGGCACTGACAACTTGGTGGAATTTGACAATACCTTCGGCGCAGACCCAGGCCTACAGACCGAGAATAGTACATTGAGCACGGCCTTAGCCTTCAACACTCAGTTAAACGACACGCTTAAGTGGGCCACCACGCTCGGATTAAACGAAGACGAAGCCATTACCAACGGGGCTTTTCCGTCGGAATTCAAGACCGACCGAAACAGCCTAGGTTCTGAATTCACCTGGGCAGCATCAGCGAGCACCATGCTAACTTTCGGCGCCGATTACTATGACGAAAGCATCACCTCGAGTAATGATTTTCCGATTACTGAGCGCGATAACATCGGAGCTTTCGCGCAGGTTCAGTCACTTGGCGAGCGGTTCGGAACCGTAGTCAGCCTTCGCTATGATGACAATTCAGCCTACGGCACTAATACTAATGGCAGCATCGCAGTTAACCTCAATGTAAGCGACGATATTCGCTTGATCGCCAGTTATGGCACCGCCTTTGTCGCGCCGTCATTTAACTATTTGTACTTTCCATTCTTCGGTAACCCAGACCTTCTCCCTGAAGAGTCTGAGAGTGTTGAATTGAGTATTGCTGGTAACCATGGGGCGGTTGATTGGCGCGTGTCTGCGTATCAAACCGACATTGAAAACCTATTCAGTTTCAACCCAGTGACATTTCTAGCGGCGAATGTTGGACAAGCTGAAATCAAGGGGGTCGAAGCTGAAATACGAACCTCAGTCGCCAATTGGGATGTTTCAATTCAAGCCGATGCTTTGTCAGCCGAAGATGTAGACTCGGGCATTGAACTTGATGACCGTCCGCAACGTAGCGCAAGTTTGACTGCGGCTAAAGAGATCGGGCCACTTAATCTACAATTTGATGTGCGCTCGGAAAGTCGTCGATTTGATAATAGAGGCACACAAATTTCAGGGTATGCTCTGCTGGACATCAGCGCCGTTTATCAAATCAGCGAATCAACTCGAATTTCTGCCAAAATAGACAACCTATTTGATAAGGAATACACACTAAATTTGATTGGCTCGAGCAATCGCTATAACACTGAAGGGCGTCATGCCAAGCTGACGCTGCGTTACAGCTTTTAG
- a CDS encoding glycoside hydrolase family 88/105 protein has product MNACCSSLVIFVSLSLCFSIAQAEPADAARVPHYTTPYVLPSVDQIKKQINRVRTYYESSSTQTIINSSSGEEITDFSEVIHQAEVSEGLSSEWSYTHGVVLSAFDYIDDVIDDERFAKNNTQFYDFVLKRLPYFQQKANQFGPIEKIGVWGRILDFHALDDCGSIGAAMIKTYQKNRKDEYLEIINRTADHISNKQFRLNDGTLARHRPQYQSIWADDIYMSVPFLVNMGALTGETKYYDDAIKQILQMAERLYVPEKELFDHGWSVTSGDYDPRFYWGRANGWVLMSMAELLSIVPEDYPQRDKILHLYRSMVRSLANLQHGSGFWHNLLDRPDTFLETSATAMFTYAIAKGINEGWINHVYGPVALSGWNAINTRILDNGAVDGTVEGTTFAHDNAYYYHRGQSIHAAHGYGPTLYAGVEMIRLLNNDKLDISVAAPNSINSTFHFRLKSEWP; this is encoded by the coding sequence ATGAATGCATGCTGCTCGTCACTGGTAATTTTCGTTAGTCTATCGCTATGTTTTTCTATTGCACAAGCTGAGCCTGCTGATGCAGCGCGTGTCCCTCACTATACAACCCCATATGTGTTACCCAGCGTTGACCAAATCAAAAAGCAGATAAACCGCGTTCGCACTTATTATGAGTCGAGCAGTACACAAACGATTATTAATTCAAGTTCGGGCGAGGAAATTACTGATTTTTCTGAGGTTATCCACCAAGCTGAAGTATCCGAAGGTTTGTCCAGTGAATGGTCATATACGCATGGTGTGGTGCTGTCAGCATTTGATTACATTGACGACGTCATTGATGATGAGCGCTTTGCAAAAAACAACACACAGTTTTATGACTTTGTTTTAAAACGACTCCCTTACTTCCAACAAAAAGCCAACCAATTTGGACCTATAGAAAAGATTGGCGTGTGGGGACGAATTCTAGACTTTCATGCGCTCGATGATTGCGGCTCGATTGGCGCTGCCATGATCAAAACCTACCAGAAAAACCGTAAGGATGAATACCTAGAGATCATTAATCGGACCGCCGACCACATTAGCAATAAGCAGTTTCGCCTAAATGACGGCACGTTAGCGAGGCATCGGCCGCAATATCAATCGATTTGGGCTGACGATATCTATATGAGCGTTCCATTTCTAGTCAACATGGGAGCGCTTACCGGTGAAACGAAATATTATGACGATGCGATTAAGCAAATACTGCAAATGGCCGAGCGACTCTATGTGCCAGAAAAGGAGCTATTCGATCACGGCTGGAGCGTAACATCTGGCGACTATGACCCGCGGTTCTACTGGGGACGCGCTAATGGTTGGGTTCTGATGTCGATGGCAGAACTACTCAGCATCGTTCCAGAAGATTACCCGCAACGAGATAAAATCCTGCACCTTTATCGTTCGATGGTTCGTAGTTTGGCCAACCTTCAACACGGCAGTGGATTTTGGCATAACTTGCTGGACCGGCCTGACACTTTTTTAGAAACATCAGCTACCGCAATGTTTACCTACGCAATCGCCAAGGGCATTAACGAGGGCTGGATCAATCATGTCTATGGGCCGGTCGCGCTGAGCGGCTGGAATGCGATCAACACTCGGATTCTCGACAATGGTGCGGTGGACGGCACAGTAGAAGGCACCACCTTTGCTCACGATAACGCCTACTACTACCACCGGGGTCAAAGCATTCACGCTGCGCACGGTTACGGACCAACACTGTATGCCGGCGTTGAAATGATCCGACTACTGAACAACGATAAACTTGATATCAGTGTTGCCGCCCCGAATTCAATCAATAGTACATTTCACTTTCGCTTAAAAAGCGAGTGGCCATAA
- the cobU gene encoding bifunctional adenosylcobinamide kinase/adenosylcobinamide-phosphate guanylyltransferase: MSYKHLILGGARSGKSRYAEQCAIQAVNQSQTDRSLSYIATAKAGDAEMANRIADHQARRDARWQLIEAHTDLADALSSTGSNSVVLIDCLTLWLSNCLHQECWQTERAKFLKSVSECEQSVIMVSNEVGSGIVPLGELSREFVDQSGWLHQELAQRCSQVDLVVAGLPLSLKPNTAGQ, encoded by the coding sequence ATGTCATACAAACACTTAATCTTAGGCGGAGCTCGGAGCGGCAAAAGTCGCTATGCTGAGCAATGTGCAATACAGGCCGTAAACCAATCACAAACTGATCGATCACTTAGCTATATTGCGACCGCTAAAGCCGGTGACGCTGAAATGGCAAACCGCATTGCGGATCATCAAGCACGCCGTGATGCGCGCTGGCAATTAATTGAAGCCCATACCGATCTCGCCGACGCTCTCTCGTCAACAGGCAGCAATAGTGTGGTTTTAATCGACTGTCTGACCTTGTGGCTCAGCAATTGCCTGCACCAAGAATGCTGGCAAACTGAACGAGCTAAATTTTTAAAATCAGTGTCTGAATGCGAGCAATCCGTGATTATGGTAAGCAACGAGGTCGGGTCAGGCATTGTTCCACTCGGTGAACTCAGTCGCGAATTCGTAGACCAAAGTGGCTGGTTACATCAGGAATTAGCTCAGCGCTGTAGCCAGGTTGACCTCGTGGTTGCTGGTTTACCCTTGTCTTTAAAGCCAAACACCGCCGGCCAATGA
- the cobO gene encoding cob(I)yrinic acid a,c-diamide adenosyltransferase, whose translation MNDQQEEQRQHKEKMQAQKKKVDSAIKAAQIERGVSILLTGNGKGKTSSAFGMVFRALGYKQKVGIVQFIKGAQESGEINFIKDHLPDVELFQMGTGFTWNTQDKAADIRASEATWQVAEKMLNDATLNLVVLDELTYMLGYQYLDRDMVINAIKNRPTEQSLIVTGRGGGRELREAMDTVSDVKNIKHAYKSGIKARKGVDC comes from the coding sequence ATGAACGATCAACAAGAGGAACAACGCCAGCATAAAGAGAAAATGCAGGCGCAAAAGAAAAAGGTCGATAGTGCCATTAAAGCAGCACAAATCGAACGTGGCGTAAGCATTCTGCTCACGGGTAACGGCAAGGGGAAAACTAGCTCTGCCTTCGGCATGGTATTTCGCGCCCTCGGCTACAAACAGAAGGTTGGCATTGTGCAATTCATTAAAGGTGCTCAGGAGTCCGGCGAAATTAATTTCATCAAAGACCACCTACCCGACGTTGAACTATTTCAAATGGGAACCGGCTTTACTTGGAATACACAAGATAAAGCGGCCGACATCCGCGCATCAGAAGCCACTTGGCAAGTCGCCGAAAAAATGCTCAATGATGCAACACTTAATTTAGTTGTGCTCGATGAACTTACCTACATGCTTGGCTACCAGTACCTTGATCGAGACATGGTGATTAACGCCATCAAAAATAGGCCCACTGAGCAAAGTTTGATTGTGACTGGGCGCGGTGGCGGTCGCGAATTACGCGAAGCCATGGATACTGTTTCAGACGTCAAAAACATAAAACACGCCTACAAATCAGGAATCAAAGCCCGCAAAGGTGTGGACTGTTAG
- a CDS encoding FecCD family ABC transporter permease, which yields MNMLSAMTRRQLMMLCMLALLPLSFLVALAFGTIAIPIGDTLAILLGQDDNSRSSLVIEQIRLPRAILAAFVGGLLGITGATTQGLFRNALADPSLIGVTAGASAGAAIAIFGAAELIVLQGFAGLGVVSLGAFIGGSFAVIVVYMLATDRHGTSVATMLLAGIAITAIAASLTSLLEFFGDDEMLRRISLWRMGGLDGANYQRVSIVALFGITIFVLLPRYATALNALLLGESEARHLGLSVQRIKIQLILLVAVGVGISVALAGTIAFIGLVVPHIIRLLIGPDHRYLLPCSAVGGAILLLLSDTVARTVLAPIELPVGLVTALLGAPFFISLLRHRHHFGVR from the coding sequence ATGAATATGCTGTCAGCCATGACCCGCCGCCAACTAATGATGCTTTGCATGCTGGCCTTGCTGCCCCTTAGTTTTCTAGTGGCGCTAGCATTTGGCACCATTGCTATTCCAATCGGTGACACGCTGGCTATTTTATTGGGTCAAGATGATAATTCACGATCTAGCTTGGTGATAGAACAAATTCGTTTACCGAGGGCAATTTTAGCGGCGTTTGTCGGTGGCTTACTGGGCATAACCGGAGCAACCACACAAGGTTTGTTTCGCAACGCATTAGCCGACCCGTCATTAATCGGTGTTACCGCCGGCGCATCAGCTGGGGCGGCAATTGCAATTTTTGGCGCCGCCGAACTTATTGTATTGCAAGGCTTCGCCGGACTCGGCGTGGTATCACTTGGCGCCTTTATCGGCGGTAGTTTTGCGGTCATCGTAGTGTATATGTTAGCCACTGATCGGCACGGCACCTCAGTTGCAACCATGCTGCTGGCCGGTATTGCCATTACCGCGATCGCAGCCAGCTTGACCAGCTTGCTAGAATTCTTCGGTGACGATGAAATGCTCAGGCGAATCAGCCTATGGCGAATGGGCGGCCTAGATGGCGCGAACTACCAACGGGTAAGTATCGTAGCCTTATTTGGAATCACCATTTTTGTATTACTTCCACGTTATGCAACCGCCTTAAACGCACTATTACTAGGTGAGTCCGAAGCCCGTCATTTAGGTTTATCGGTACAGCGCATCAAAATTCAGCTCATTCTATTGGTCGCGGTTGGCGTCGGCATATCCGTCGCTTTAGCCGGCACCATCGCGTTTATCGGCCTTGTTGTGCCGCATATAATACGCCTATTAATCGGCCCAGATCATCGCTATCTACTACCATGCTCGGCAGTTGGCGGAGCAATATTACTGTTGCTTTCAGACACCGTTGCGCGCACGGTGCTTGCGCCCATTGAACTACCCGTCGGTCTGGTGACGGCACTGCTCGGCGCACCATTTTTCATCTCATTATTGCGTCATCGCCACCACTTTGGAGTGCGTTAA
- a CDS encoding amidohydrolase family protein produces the protein MNRKLIKTWSLRVLVAWLLLSAASLFWVNNELRYMYGANTPVIDHNQFQSPQQLTVIQNVSVLATDGLSMLAGQTVLIDQGQIAAIGSNIEIPSGAAMLDGSGKYLIPGLIDSHVHLWESENDLLLYLANGITHIREMTGTSDHLAWREEIDNGRMGPSLFVTSPKLVTHGFFEGWFHALTRASVNIQQPSDVASTLESLRDKGYDAYKLGTMLTPENYRAINTNASDIGVPAIGHFPISMSLDELATTEQAELAHIEELMKPLMREFGSLRNQRSDEFLAYVESRSEQLIDDLLASDIAVTSTLIINESFYTQKFDLDAMLAEQPIEYVNPGVLEGSTMAGRGWLQGNNLYQLAPDTDPNDIPFIKQYWKTYATAQHILLKAMAKRGVKIMAGTDANVPVVVPGFSLHQELIALTKAGLSPAQSLLSATAVPADFMNSHAGRVAEGYRADLLLLNKNPLQDIKNTQTIDTVISNGRVVSRRQLDAMLDAIRQVNDDNRKIDIK, from the coding sequence ATGAACCGAAAATTAATAAAGACATGGTCCCTCCGAGTGTTAGTCGCTTGGCTACTTCTCAGCGCCGCATCGCTATTTTGGGTAAATAACGAGCTTAGATATATGTATGGCGCCAACACGCCGGTAATCGATCACAATCAGTTCCAGTCTCCTCAGCAACTCACTGTTATTCAAAACGTCAGCGTGTTGGCAACGGACGGACTGAGCATGCTAGCCGGTCAAACAGTGTTAATAGATCAAGGTCAAATAGCAGCCATAGGCTCGAATATCGAGATACCCTCAGGCGCAGCCATGCTCGATGGATCGGGTAAATACCTAATTCCAGGCCTCATTGATTCACACGTTCACCTCTGGGAGAGCGAGAACGATTTATTGCTTTATTTGGCGAATGGTATTACCCACATTCGCGAAATGACCGGCACCTCAGACCATCTGGCCTGGCGCGAAGAAATTGACAATGGCCGCATGGGCCCCTCGTTATTCGTAACGTCCCCCAAACTAGTGACTCATGGGTTTTTCGAAGGTTGGTTCCATGCCCTAACTCGAGCCAGCGTCAATATACAACAACCAAGCGACGTGGCGTCCACGCTAGAGTCGTTGCGCGACAAAGGCTACGATGCCTACAAACTCGGCACCATGTTGACGCCGGAAAACTATCGAGCGATTAACACCAACGCATCCGACATTGGGGTACCCGCTATTGGACATTTCCCCATATCCATGAGCTTAGACGAGTTGGCAACCACCGAACAAGCTGAACTCGCTCACATCGAGGAACTGATGAAGCCACTAATGCGTGAATTTGGGAGCTTGCGCAATCAACGCAGCGATGAATTTTTGGCATACGTCGAAAGTCGCAGTGAACAGCTAATTGACGACCTGTTGGCCAGCGATATCGCCGTCACCAGCACCTTAATTATCAACGAGAGTTTCTACACCCAGAAATTTGATCTCGATGCGATGCTAGCAGAACAACCCATAGAGTATGTAAACCCCGGTGTGTTAGAAGGTTCAACAATGGCTGGACGTGGCTGGTTACAAGGAAATAACTTATATCAACTTGCACCGGACACTGACCCGAACGACATTCCCTTCATAAAACAATACTGGAAGACCTATGCAACTGCGCAACACATTTTGTTAAAGGCGATGGCTAAGCGCGGCGTCAAAATCATGGCTGGGACAGACGCCAATGTACCGGTAGTCGTACCAGGCTTTTCATTGCATCAAGAGTTAATAGCGCTAACCAAAGCCGGCTTAAGTCCAGCGCAAAGTTTACTTTCAGCAACCGCCGTGCCGGCTGATTTCATGAATAGCCATGCAGGCAGAGTCGCCGAGGGCTATCGCGCTGACCTGTTGCTGCTCAATAAAAACCCCTTGCAAGACATCAAAAACACCCAGACAATCGACACAGTAATAAGTAATGGCCGAGTTGTTTCACGCCGTCAATTAGATGCCATGCTGGACGCAATAAGGCAAGTGAATGACGACAATCGAAAAATAGATATCAAGTAG